The Pygocentrus nattereri isolate fPygNat1 chromosome 4, fPygNat1.pri, whole genome shotgun sequence genome includes a window with the following:
- the ociad2 gene encoding OCIA domain-containing protein 2 isoform X1 yields MSTQATENTEGAQVKAKAAWVCPIGDKHIHREDVRRVWKECQEESFWYRALPLSLGSMAVTGGLIYNGVWKQSKRFGPFPKLALAGILGYAIGKASYIGTCKEKFQKLGPEFSKGYGPRWGPGFGPPGFRGGHRHCNHECQECRKLENQEAGAATATPTQS; encoded by the exons ATGAGCACACAAGCAACTGAGAATACAGAAGGAGCTCAGGTTAAAGCAAAAGCGGCTTGGGTG TGTCCTATTGGAGACAAACATATCCACAGGGAGGATGTGAGGCGGGTCTGGAAAGAATGTCAAGAAGAGAGCTTCTGGTACCGAg ctctgcctctctctctcgggAGCATGGCCGTCACTGGAGGCTTGATCTACAATG GTGTTTGGAAACAGTCAAAGAGGTTTGGACCATTCCCTAAACTTGCAC TGGCAGGTATTCTGGGTTATGCGATTGGGAAAGCTTCTTACATTGGGACATGTAAGGAAAAGTTTCAGAAGCTGGGACCAGAGTTCAGTAAAGGCTATGGTCCACGCTGGGGACCAGGCTTTGGGCCCCCAGGCTTTAGGGGAGGGCACAG ACACTGCAATCATGAATGTCAGGAGTGTCGGAAACTAGAAAATCAAGAAGCTGGAGCAGCAACTGCAACACCCACTCAAAGCTGA
- the ociad2 gene encoding OCIA domain-containing protein 2 isoform X2 gives MSRRELLVPSISPLPALPLSLGSMAVTGGLIYNGVWKQSKRFGPFPKLALAGILGYAIGKASYIGTCKEKFQKLGPEFSKGYGPRWGPGFGPPGFRGGHRHCNHECQECRKLENQEAGAATATPTQS, from the exons ATGTCAAGAAGAGAGCTTCTGGTACCGAg TATTTCACCCCTTCcagctctgcctctctctctcgggAGCATGGCCGTCACTGGAGGCTTGATCTACAATG GTGTTTGGAAACAGTCAAAGAGGTTTGGACCATTCCCTAAACTTGCAC TGGCAGGTATTCTGGGTTATGCGATTGGGAAAGCTTCTTACATTGGGACATGTAAGGAAAAGTTTCAGAAGCTGGGACCAGAGTTCAGTAAAGGCTATGGTCCACGCTGGGGACCAGGCTTTGGGCCCCCAGGCTTTAGGGGAGGGCACAG ACACTGCAATCATGAATGTCAGGAGTGTCGGAAACTAGAAAATCAAGAAGCTGGAGCAGCAACTGCAACACCCACTCAAAGCTGA